The following coding sequences lie in one Euhalothece natronophila Z-M001 genomic window:
- the cobJ gene encoding precorrin-3B C(17)-methyltransferase, with protein MSILLEQFSSLCAIAPTSKAIKTLQPLCNRSGITLFVPDDLENFTPNTVTYKGKLSQHLEEIWSQYQGIIFVFATGAVVRLIAPLLQDKKSDPAVIVMDEAGENIVSLCGGHQGGGETLSRCLAQELGGKAIITGASASLNLPGIDVIGKPFGWRKGKGNWTAVSRAIAHQKPVAVIQEVGSTLWQNHLPENHCFQFETRETEAQVIITDRAVEINPQLSQVLWHPRVLWVGIGCERGTPQNVIQEALETTFKEFGLSESAIAGLATIDIKADELGLVELATEQNYPLKTYTPEELNLVRVPNPSSVVAQEVGTASVAEAAALKVAQASELVVNKQIFKSDQGAVTIAVARSRNEYIGKSGQLYLIGTGPGDINQITPAARAAITEADVILGYGLYLDLIHSLQRPGQIIERYAITEEKKRAERAISLANWGLNVAMVSSGDAGIYGMAGLVFEELTTENWDGKTPAVEVFPGITAMQAAAAKIGAPLMHDFCAISLSDLLTPWNVIKKRLMAAAEGDFITSLYNPRSRSRTEHIKIAQQIFSKHRPPDTPVALVRSVSREDEQITLTTLQEMLDHPIDMLTVVIIGNSSTRQHHHWMITPRGYLGFQP; from the coding sequence TTGTCAATTTTGTTAGAGCAATTTTCTTCTTTATGCGCGATCGCGCCCACTTCTAAAGCGATAAAAACGCTACAACCTCTCTGTAATCGCAGTGGTATCACCTTATTTGTTCCCGATGATTTAGAAAATTTTACCCCGAATACAGTAACTTATAAGGGGAAGTTAAGTCAGCATTTAGAGGAAATTTGGTCCCAGTATCAGGGAATTATTTTTGTTTTTGCTACAGGGGCAGTAGTGAGATTAATTGCCCCTTTATTACAAGATAAAAAGAGTGATCCTGCAGTTATTGTGATGGATGAAGCAGGGGAGAATATTGTTAGTTTATGTGGAGGACATCAGGGCGGTGGTGAAACTCTCAGCCGTTGCCTAGCGCAAGAGTTAGGTGGCAAGGCGATTATTACTGGGGCTTCAGCAAGTTTGAATCTCCCAGGAATTGATGTCATCGGTAAGCCCTTTGGTTGGCGGAAAGGGAAGGGAAATTGGACAGCAGTCAGTCGCGCGATCGCGCATCAAAAGCCAGTTGCAGTTATTCAAGAAGTGGGATCAACCCTCTGGCAAAATCATCTCCCCGAAAACCATTGTTTTCAGTTTGAAACCAGAGAAACTGAAGCACAAGTAATTATTACTGATCGTGCTGTAGAAATTAATCCACAGTTATCACAAGTTCTCTGGCATCCTCGCGTATTGTGGGTGGGAATTGGCTGTGAACGCGGAACTCCCCAAAACGTTATTCAAGAAGCCTTAGAAACAACATTTAAGGAGTTTGGACTCAGTGAAAGCGCGATCGCAGGATTAGCAACCATTGATATTAAAGCCGATGAATTAGGGCTTGTAGAACTAGCAACAGAGCAAAATTACCCCTTAAAAACTTATACTCCCGAAGAATTAAACTTAGTAAGAGTGCCCAATCCCTCCTCCGTTGTTGCCCAAGAAGTGGGAACAGCCAGTGTAGCTGAAGCAGCAGCCTTAAAAGTCGCCCAAGCCTCAGAGTTAGTGGTTAATAAGCAAATTTTTAAGTCAGATCAGGGCGCGGTTACCATAGCAGTAGCGCGATCGCGCAATGAGTATATTGGAAAGAGTGGACAACTTTACCTTATTGGCACCGGGCCTGGAGATATTAATCAAATTACCCCTGCAGCCCGAGCTGCCATTACTGAAGCCGATGTCATTCTTGGTTATGGGCTATATCTCGACTTAATTCACTCCCTGCAACGCCCCGGGCAAATCATTGAACGTTATGCCATTACTGAAGAGAAAAAACGGGCTGAACGTGCCATTAGCCTTGCTAATTGGGGATTAAACGTTGCTATGGTCTCTTCAGGAGATGCAGGAATTTATGGCATGGCGGGATTAGTCTTTGAAGAATTAACCACCGAAAATTGGGATGGCAAAACTCCTGCAGTAGAAGTATTTCCCGGAATTACTGCCATGCAAGCGGCGGCGGCGAAAATAGGTGCTCCCCTTATGCACGATTTTTGTGCGATTAGTCTCAGCGATTTATTAACCCCATGGAACGTCATTAAAAAACGCCTAATGGCAGCTGCAGAGGGAGACTTTATTACCAGTTTATACAATCCGCGATCGCGCAGCCGTACTGAACACATTAAAATTGCTCAACAAATTTTTAGTAAACATCGTCCCCCGGATACCCCAGTTGCACTTGTGCGTTCTGTTTCCCGAGAGGATGAACAAATAACATTAACCACTCTCCAAGAAATGTTAGATCATCCGATTGATATGCTAACCGTTGTTATTATCGGTAATTCTAGCACCCGACAGCATCATCACTGGATGATTACACCGAGGGGATATTTAGGATTTCAACCGTAA
- a CDS encoding RNA recognition motif domain-containing protein: protein MSIYVGNLPYEVTEQELNEVFSDYGTVKRVTIPVDRETGKVRGFGFVEMETESDESPAIEALDGAEWMGRELRVNKARPRSENNNRNRGRGDRERF from the coding sequence ATGTCGATTTATGTTGGTAACTTGCCTTACGAAGTTACAGAACAAGAACTGAACGAAGTTTTTTCTGACTATGGAACTGTAAAGCGTGTGACTATTCCAGTTGACCGGGAAACTGGTAAAGTGCGCGGTTTCGGTTTTGTGGAAATGGAAACTGAGTCTGATGAATCCCCAGCTATTGAAGCTCTTGATGGCGCAGAATGGATGGGAAGAGAGTTACGAGTAAATAAAGCTCGCCCTCGTAGTGAAAATAACAATCGCAATCGCGGGAGAGGGGATAGAGAGCGTTTTTAA
- the rpsU gene encoding 30S ribosomal protein S21 — protein sequence MTQVTVGQNENIESALRRFKRQVSKAGIFADIKRTRFHETPIEKKKRKEIARRKKRFRN from the coding sequence ATGACTCAAGTGACCGTTGGTCAAAACGAAAATATTGAATCAGCACTGCGTCGTTTTAAGCGTCAAGTGTCCAAGGCGGGGATTTTTGCAGATATTAAGCGCACTCGCTTCCACGAAACTCCAATTGAAAAGAAAAAACGTAAAGAAATTGCTCGTCGTAAGAAGCGTTTTCGTAATTAA